The following proteins come from a genomic window of Amphiura filiformis chromosome 16, Afil_fr2py, whole genome shotgun sequence:
- the LOC140135531 gene encoding LOW QUALITY PROTEIN: uncharacterized protein (The sequence of the model RefSeq protein was modified relative to this genomic sequence to represent the inferred CDS: inserted 1 base in 1 codon), translating into MDVIMKRPLPIIPLKLQTMTNFSMVAWLVVSISLSNVNRWVFVYEPFNYPIFLTMLHVLSNFLFGSFIVCFTPMGAVIGDADRMKIPPNLYNKVVILGMVHTASIACGNIALQYLYVSFVKMIFATTPLVTVVLYHVMFNRSYDYYVNIAMVPLCVGSMLCTVGEINFSVLGFLAAVTATMLRGIKSILQDVLLKGEARIDSVSLLYHMSKPSIVIIAMATLIFERPAFTDPNVWKNISLWFLVGLSCLCAIGYNIMNFXVTFYTSPVTLQVLGNISMMLTVLFSLLIFQNEISLVSVTGIMCVMVGTVMYQKSNDIRNFVTHGLSRSLNDKYK; encoded by the exons ATGGATGTTATAATGAAGAGACCACTTCCAATCATCCCTCTGAAGCTACAGACAATGACAAATTTCAGCATGGTAGCATGGCTGGTAGTGAGCATCAGTCTATCCAACGTCAACAGATGGGTATTTGTCTATGAACCATTCAACTATCCCATATTCCTCACCATGCTCCATGTACTCTCCAACTTCCTCTTCGGTTCCTTCATCGTTTGTTTCACACCCATGGGGGCGGTGATTGGAGATGCGGACAGGATGAAGATTCCTCCGAATCTGTATAATAAAGTGGTAATTCTAGGCATGGTGCATACAGCGAGCATTGCATGCGGTAACATTGCCCTACAATACCTGTATGTGTCTTTTGTGAAGATGATATTTGCGACAACTCCACTGGTGACGGTGGTGTTGTACCATGTGATGTTTAATCGTAGCTatgattattatgtgaacatcgcAATGGTGCCCTTGTGTGTAGGAAGCATGCTGTGTACAGTAGGAGAAATAAATTTCAGTGTGTTGGGTTTCTTGGCTGCTGTAACTGCTACAATGTTGAGAGGCATCAAAAGTATTCTTCAAG ATGTACTTTTGAAAGGCGAAGCCCGAATCGACTCCGTCAGTCTACTCTACCACATGTCCAAACCCAGTATCGTAATTATCGCCATGGCAACACTCATCTTTGAACGCCCAGCTTTTACCGATCCAAATGTATGGAAGAATATCAGTCTATGGTTCCTGGTAGGGCTTAGCTGTCTATGTGCCATTGGCTATAACATCATGAACT TGGTGACATTCTACACCTCGCCTGTAACGCTACAGGTTTTAGGTAACATAAGTATGATGCTAACTGTGCTTTTTTCACTACTTatatttcaaaatgaaatatCTCTAGTGAGTGTGACAGGAATTATGTGTGTTATGGTAGGTACGGTCATGTACCAGAAATCCAATGATATACGCAATTTTGTGACTCATGGGTTGTCAAGATCTttaaatgataaatataaatgA